AATAAGGAAGCAATCAAATCATGCTAATCGCGGATAATGACTCCATTCATGATAATGTGAATTAATGATAGTTCACAGTTACAAAAtttgttttatattataattttcatacaaaaattatttcccaatttataaattgggatttttgtttaataattaaacattatttgccagatattttcaaaaatgtcattgCCTACCTTTATGGTGGTCTTTTTGGAATGAATTGATGTGTTTACTGTTTGTGCACCTCTGATGGCAGCTGGGCGTGACCAGGTCTCCATAATACTGACATGATGGTCTGCTTCCATTGGTGTGATGCTCACACGCCTTTAACGAATACGGTTTACAGCCCTAcaacaataacaaaatatatttttataggttccgcaaaaataaataataattaattatggaataatttgaataaattcctCTGCATAACCACAAAAAATAAGTACAGTAGTCCAAGTATTAATAAATGCTAAcatcataaattatttatctacagtaggcctacatgaaATCAGTTTCGGAGCAACAGGCATATAAGCCCATAGACTGTTTCCAAAGAACTAGATTGCATAGGGTAGCTGTTAGGTCAACGGACCTCACCTGCTGAACCAGCTAACCTTAATATATTCTATACAAGTTTGGTTTTTATGTCTCAACAGTTTAGAATTTTCGAAATAACAGTTTTCCTTCCAATACATATTGTCTTCTCTTTCAAGCCTTATAACTCTTCAACAGTGCATCGAAAAAATAACTGCTAGTCATGTGGCTGTGGAGCattgaattttcttcaatataatattgttttattttaatgCATTTCCGTATGAATTTCatagcagttttagtgttgagtgtaaaatctccagttttgcaaaaatagatcaatttataaaaagttTGTAGGGAATTCTTTGTTGTTAACATGAAACGTTGAAATAGAAGTGGAGGATTTTGGAATTATGATTTCATGATTAAAGATTGGGAACTCCTTTGGAGTAGTTATATTTTCTAAAAGAAAGTCCATAATTATTGAGTTCTCAattcctgaataaaattttgaattgaatttttgggGTTCACCCCCTGGCTACGCCCATTTCCTACACacaatataattttgatataaGGTACATCTTaggagagaaaataataattgttctagAGAGTAATTTTTACGTGTGGTGTTTTTATGTAGTGAAATTTGTGGTGTTCAATGTTTGTAATTATTACAGTACATACATCAAGTATTCTAAACTTAATTGACACAAAGTTTGTAATTTCAAACAATCTAGCTGTAGcgcaaaacaataataatgagaatcTTACATATTCTACagtttaaattattcatatttcaattctaaaaggttttcaataattcatgtcAATTCTAAATTCTTGCTTCGTATATTTTCAAACTCAAATTTGGCTCGAATGATTGATAAAATGAAGGAACATAATTTACTTTTTGGACCTACTTAAAAATTCGGAAAAGGAACGGTTTTGGGCTAAGCCTGTTAATTGCTCCTTTTCCAATCATGCTTATGATTTATGTATCATTGaatgtataaatttgataaataaatattagtttaaaaacttttttgttGCATGCCATGTTTTTTTGCAGTCATGCTTAAGATTTGTGTATCATACAATcataaaatgtataaatgaatattattttaaaatcttGCTGCAACTTGTTAGACAGTATTATTTCTTCctctattatctatttatttgaaaaaaataataatagataataaacaTTCTATGGAGAAAGTACAACAATAATAAGCTAACAAGTTTACTCATTAGAAGAGTAAAACTGAGAATTGTATTTTGTGGAATCTagaattcaatattatcatggctgaataatttattagtcagagtaaaatattattaacaaaataagacTACGCAAGcatcattattaaattaatagataaatcaTTCTTAAATAATAAGTTATTGGTATTGAAACCTGAAACGAGAATAAACAAAAATGACATACACGGTACCCTAACTTATATGATTGTGGTGAAGagacatttaatttttttatctatTGTATATCGAAGGATCAGCAACAttttttattgatcaattcGTTTTGTTAAACGTTCAGAATAGGGCCTGTTGTTGACATCCCTCGACAAGAATAATAGCTCTCCTGCTTCCTGCTTTCAAGATAAGCTCAACGAACCGAAACAGGCCTAATAATGGACAGAATTCTCTAGAAAAATCTGGATAGCACAGTTTGTATTGTTTGGCGCCGTTGAAAAGCGTACGTCATCGGCCAATGGGAGAGCTTCTAGAGAATTCGACGCGCTCCTATTGGACGGTTCTTGTTGAGACCCTTCCACAAGCTTCTAGAGCGTTCCATGAAGTTATAAAAAGGCTACGTGACGAGCGGCATTCATCATTTGAGTAAAACGCATTGTTGAACGTGTTCAGTGTGTGTGATCTTGTATTTTGTGTGTAGTTTCTCCAACTTTTGAAACAATGTCTCTGCTACCATATCTTTTTGAAGAATTGGTCGACGAACTGCAATCTCCAACAATCTACGATCAACATTTCGGTCTGGGTTTGCGAAACGACGATTTGCGTCGTCCATCTCGCCGGCTGTTAGCCGCTCCACTCCATTGCGGCTATATTCGTCCCTGGAGGCATGTGAATTCAGCCGACAGCGGCGTTTCAACCATCCAAGACGACAAGACCAACTTCAAAGTCAACCTGGATGTCCAGCAGTTCAAGCCTGAAGAGATCTCAGTGAAACTGTCGGGAGATAACCTCATCATAGAAGGCAAACACGAAGAACGCAAGGACAATCACGGCTACATTTCCCGTCAATTCAGTCGCCGCTACAAGCTGCCTGAAAACGTCGACCTGCAGAAATTGGAGTCGAAGCTGTCGTCGGATGGAGTCCTGACCCTGGTTGCACCGAAGAAGGTTGAAGCCATCAAGGGTGAACGCGCCATTCCCATCATCAAAACCAACCAGCCCGCCTTGAAGCAGACGGCCCAGGACAAACCAGCTGGAGAACAGGCAGCCCAGGATAAAATGGAAACATGATTTCAATTTATGTAAGCACCAAACATTTTAATATTCATCATCACCCATCATTTCATGTATTGAAGACTGATAAAGTACCTACCTTAGAGACTGATAATTTTTGCTTCTTTCAATATagaattcaatgttttaaaGTGTCCATGAAGAAGCTTATATGCAGTATTTCCTATTCAAAGAACAGTCATATTCgtataaatgtttttttgttgctgttttttaatttccaaataaaatactcaatttaaaataactggtttattcattcattttaacaaattctttcaatttttctgcTTAGCctataattatatgaattgaGATTTATTAATAGGAATAATTACATAGGTAGTAGGTAccctttttccattttttatatataacttttattttataaacacTTCCTATCAGTTTCAGCTTTCAAGcctttattgaaaatgtattgaaaGCTGAAACTATATGGTGTTTGAATtataagttttattattataaaaagtctaaaaaagggtactacctATATATGTAATAATTTCTATACTAAACAATTTTCAAGTAGCCATATtcgaattctttaattcaagatagtactttatttttcaaaatttaatgattggattttaattgaatgatttgaaatgcagtaaaaattttcaaagagttaGCACAAAACTTGAATGAAATCCTTTGGTaccttttttccaatttcacatagaataatattaataataggcTAAGTGGATGTTTTCCATTTTTCTATATAGACGGATACAGAATTAATTGAAAGTAATTGAATAATACTTACAGTAACGTTCATTACTCGTCAGAATTAGTTTTTCATAATAATGTGTTTAATCAGTTACTTTCAATGAATCATAGCCTACCAGATTGTATTATGGTAAAGGTagaatcaattaaaaattaatatgacCAATTACATACTACCATTTACagtgaaacaaaataattacaattctACTTTAATAAGAATcttagtttattcaataatttacttGAGAATATAGTTGATAATCAAGTAGAATTTCAATAACTTGTTTGGCTGTCTATACAGTACATAGTAAGTAGCCTACGGCAATCTATTCACTGAATTCGATCTACTTCCAAATCAATACGGtacttattattttgtcaaatttttctgaaaattctttctcaattttaagAAATACATGAaaacttcaataatatatttgataatttcataGAAATGAGTTCTTACTTGGGAAGTCAACACAGTGAACAAATGGCACTGCAGAATTGTAactttcaaaatatcaatttgaagctTTATTCACAGTACAAGacctattacaaaataatatatattactcTCCATGTAAGacattatttgtgtaatttcAAGTCCTTTAGAAAGGTTCTGAATGGAAAGAGCATCTTAAATTCACATAAATGAGTATTAACTATACAATTTCATCAAACAGGTAACACAGTTTGAAGTACGTATCCTACATCTCTTTTCCATTTTTGGGCACTAGTAGCTTATTTGACATCACCAACAAAGATACGAGTTGTGATGCAATGGATTTGGCACAGTGCACAAAAATAGAAAGGTGAAATaggaaataatttcaaaatgtgcTATTTTATGTTCGACCATTTTCATATACGGTAACTCTAAAATCTGCAATGAGATCTATGAAGGTGAGTAGGGTCTAGTAGATTGGAATATGATTACTTCTACAAAACTCAAAAGTATGAACTTTGTTGGTGAGGGCTACTCGTATAGCCACATTATGGAaatttaaaaatcaaagtaccccTTTTTAAATCTACTCTCACTCACGAAATGTTTCTACATATTATTAATGccattttattccattcactcacttgaaaatggcgtTTTATTTCATTACctcacttgaaaatgtcattaatatgtcgaaacatgtcgtgagtaATAaagtaaagttttaaaaaatggtactttgaatttttattctccaAAATATGCTATAAAATCACAGAAGAAATGTGAActtagtattatattatttactcAACCACAGAAGAAGGAAGCCGTTTTGGTTGTTTTTTACTCCGTGGCAACTTAGTAGGCAAATAtgagatataaattaaaaatcttcACCTCTCGTTGGTGAGACATGGTCAGCACTTACGCAAAAGATTTCACAACGAATATGGAATTCTTTGAATACCTACCGACAATCTGCTATAGTGTgatccaccttataatggcagtggatgaagatagaagaatagcgatgccgattctctgcattaattaattatatttctacactgtcaaaaacataattgtcatcgttgtggacctagaaaatgatagtaccaccggctttgtcgaatgatagacaaggatagcaaaaccaaagttgatcaaatactgtcattataacgtgtacctcactaaaCGTGGACCTAGACTTTGTTCCAAGTCAGTTGAGAgagcaataaaattataaaatcttgATATTTGGTTCTTCAGATTCATagttaaaaaaaacaaattttgaagaaaattagaGTTTTGACACACGTTGAAATACAACTAAGTTATGGAATAATGATAACCTGAGTGATAATGTGTCTTGGGTGTCTGTGGTAAGttaaaaggaataataattttatttaaaaaattaatcgTTAATATTCGAAGAATAATAAAACTTGCGACATGCATCGGGTTGCCGGTGGAAGGATTACGGAAGCCTGATCAACAgccttaggctggccactaacggtaggacatgcataATACACATTACGTCATACATTGTATTTGTGTCATCACAGGGAAAGGGATCgagtaaaatttaattttttgaggttaggtttttcaTCTCCGATTTTCTTCTGTTTATtttctcgctgatgacaaaacatgcatgtcctaccgtcgttagtggccagccttatatAGGGAGGAGATACACCTCTGTTCCATAGCGACTCACCAAGGTGAGATTATGCAGACTGGCTGCACTCCAAATAGCTTATACCAATAAGCTATATATAAaccataaatatatttatatggcTTATATACCATAAGTAAACTGAATCTTATCATCCAGTGTTGAgagtatgaataaaaatataaatctggatacccttttaaattatttcgtcatgaCATGTTTCGGTTACTATAGTCTACAACTACAGTAGTCTTTTTTGATGTGAAGTCatttttgacttgaaaatggcattatagtagccgaaacatgtcatgacgaaataatttaaaaggtactcagatttatatttttatttatattaaaagtagcgcTAAAGTAAAAAGACAATAAAATTGTGAGTATGACTATGCCAGGGACTTACGACAATTTCAAACGCCCCCTACATGGCTGGGCTCTCAGGGATTGACAGTCCCATACAAGGTAGGATTATTCAAGCTAGATTCTCACATATCAGTGAATGTATGGGTCCAGTATAAAGAAAATATGATTTCTATGACTTTATAAATAGGACTGATCATATATTCGTTTGGCCGTGCTAAGTGGCAATGGACGAATGGTCCCATTG
The sequence above is drawn from the Nilaparvata lugens isolate BPH chromosome 2, ASM1435652v1, whole genome shotgun sequence genome and encodes:
- the LOC111045015 gene encoding alpha-crystallin A chain; this encodes MSLLPYLFEELVDELQSPTIYDQHFGLGLRNDDLRRPSRRLLAAPLHCGYIRPWRHVNSADSGVSTIQDDKTNFKVNLDVQQFKPEEISVKLSGDNLIIEGKHEERKDNHGYISRQFSRRYKLPENVDLQKLESKLSSDGVLTLVAPKKVEAIKGERAIPIIKTNQPALKQTAQDKPAGEQAAQDKMET